One window of Aerococcus tenax genomic DNA carries:
- a CDS encoding HNH endonuclease signature motif containing protein, translated as MAKANRRADRQGAHRVQFERNRKRVLATQRTCGICGKPVDVRLKQGNPLAPVVDHIIPIAKGGHPSDINNLQLAHWTCNRMKSDKLFKNETEPKVLGNRNLPQSKDWSKYRPAQ; from the coding sequence ATGGCCAAGGCTAATCGTAGAGCAGATAGGCAAGGCGCTCACCGTGTACAGTTTGAGCGCAACCGCAAGAGAGTCTTAGCTACTCAAAGAACTTGCGGGATATGTGGCAAGCCAGTTGACGTAAGACTAAAGCAAGGTAATCCTTTAGCGCCAGTTGTTGACCACATAATTCCAATAGCTAAAGGTGGTCATCCAAGTGACATTAACAACCTACAGCTAGCGCATTGGACTTGTAACAGAATGAAATCAGATAAATTGTTTAAGAATGAGACAGAGCCTAAAGTGTTAGGAAATCGCAATTTACCGCAATCTAAGGACTGGAGTAAATACCGGCCAGCTCAGTAG
- a CDS encoding phage portal protein → MDNRGMDYLKRKLAIFSVGAKKKYDYYDSEAAPYNRSPLMPDALLGRYNSVIGWCSKAVDALADRLVFREFSNDVFELNEIFELNSSDIFYDSAILSALITSCCFVYVSIDSEGTPKLQVIEGTDATGIIDPVTGLLTEGYAVLDRDEMGQATQEAYFKAGQTIYYKNGKEVDTIATHAPYAALVPIIHRPDAKRPFGRSRITKGCIYYQNYARRTLERSDISAEFYSFPQKYVTGLSQDTEFMDSWKAAISSMLIFQKDDDGDSPKLGSFPQQSMTPYLEQLRAAASGFAGESGLTLDDLGFPSDNPSSAEAIKASHETLRVTARKAQRCFGSGFLNVGYIACCMRDKYPYRRAAFYKCKPKWEPVFEADATTMSLVGDGAIKINQAIPGYMDKETIRDLTGLEGGNGAGYNPQALGGNSEGLSTASKGSQAGQEL, encoded by the coding sequence ATGGATAATCGAGGGATGGACTACCTCAAGCGTAAATTGGCCATATTTAGTGTAGGCGCAAAGAAAAAGTACGATTATTACGATTCAGAAGCGGCACCATATAACCGCAGCCCCCTAATGCCTGATGCTTTATTGGGGCGATATAACTCGGTTATTGGCTGGTGCTCAAAAGCAGTAGATGCCTTGGCAGATCGCCTGGTATTCCGGGAGTTTAGCAATGATGTCTTTGAGCTGAATGAAATTTTTGAGCTTAACAGCTCAGATATTTTCTATGATTCCGCCATTTTGTCCGCCTTGATCACGTCTTGCTGTTTTGTCTATGTGTCGATCGATAGCGAGGGCACACCTAAGCTACAAGTCATTGAGGGCACAGACGCTACTGGGATTATTGACCCGGTCACTGGCTTGCTTACCGAGGGCTATGCCGTGCTGGATCGTGATGAGATGGGCCAAGCCACACAAGAGGCTTACTTTAAAGCTGGCCAAACCATTTACTATAAGAACGGCAAAGAGGTGGATACTATCGCCACTCATGCTCCCTATGCTGCTTTGGTGCCTATCATCCATAGGCCTGATGCTAAGCGGCCTTTTGGGCGATCTAGGATAACTAAGGGCTGTATTTACTATCAAAATTATGCCCGGAGAACCCTAGAGCGGTCAGACATTTCAGCGGAATTTTATTCATTTCCGCAAAAGTACGTCACTGGGCTAAGCCAAGATACTGAGTTTATGGACTCTTGGAAAGCAGCTATTTCATCTATGCTGATTTTTCAAAAAGACGATGATGGGGATTCTCCTAAGTTAGGTTCGTTCCCTCAACAGTCCATGACACCATACCTGGAGCAGTTAAGAGCCGCAGCTAGTGGCTTTGCTGGAGAGTCCGGCTTAACTCTTGATGACTTAGGTTTTCCAAGTGATAACCCATCTAGTGCAGAGGCAATTAAAGCCAGCCATGAAACCTTGAGAGTTACCGCTAGAAAAGCACAACGCTGTTTTGGTAGTGGCTTCTTAAATGTTGGCTATATCGCTTGTTGCATGAGGGATAAATACCCATATCGCAGAGCAGCATTTTATAAATGCAAGCCAAAATGGGAGCCAGTCTTTGAGGCTGATGCTACAACCATGTCACTAGTGGGTGATGGAGCAATCAAGATTAACCAAGCTATCCCTGGTTACATGGATAAAGAAACTATTAGGGATCTAACCGGATTGGAGGGCGGCAATGGAGCAGGATATAACCCCCAAGCTTTGGGAGGCAATTCAGAGGGACTTTCAACGGCTTCTAAAGGAAGTCAAGCCGGGCAAGAGCTATAA
- a CDS encoding ArpU family phage packaging/lysis transcriptional regulator codes for MWRLPKRDEIDKYATINKVESLLEEYPRLCRVAGVKVQQSLTANYNSVAVSHSTTNTNEESIINAIGARKEIQDIDYALSLLNDTNRKILEYKYKYGYGDRFAYSRLAISESTYYRYLIKAKIEFAEAYCNGVLLVKDGARGIGGI; via the coding sequence ATGTGGAGATTACCAAAAAGAGATGAGATAGATAAGTACGCTACCATAAATAAAGTCGAGTCCCTACTGGAAGAATATCCAAGGCTTTGCCGGGTGGCTGGGGTCAAGGTTCAGCAATCATTAACAGCTAACTACAATAGTGTAGCAGTATCTCATAGCACTACTAATACCAATGAGGAAAGCATAATCAATGCTATTGGCGCTAGAAAGGAGATCCAAGACATTGATTATGCTTTATCATTGCTTAATGATACAAACCGAAAGATATTAGAATATAAATATAAATATGGGTATGGTGATCGCTTTGCCTATAGTCGATTAGCTATTAGCGAGTCCACCTATTATCGCTATTTAATCAAGGCTAAGATAGAGTTTGCAGAAGCTTACTGTAATGGCGTACTACTAGTTAAAGATGGAGCAAGAGGTATAGGAGGAATCTGA
- a CDS encoding DUF3310 domain-containing protein: MEETKIKPEYYRQDVDGPDVIDVIDMLGIEDGYVGFMIGNVLKYLVRFPFKGGLEDLLKAREYLDRLIAREKRVRYGSD, from the coding sequence ATGGAAGAAACAAAGATTAAGCCAGAATACTACCGTCAAGATGTGGATGGGCCAGATGTCATTGATGTGATTGATATGCTAGGCATAGAGGATGGCTATGTAGGCTTTATGATTGGCAACGTCTTGAAGTACCTGGTCAGATTTCCTTTTAAGGGTGGCCTGGAGGACTTACTAAAGGCTAGGGAATATCTAGATCGCCTGATTGCCAGAGAAAAGAGGGTCCGTTATGGGTCTGATTAG
- a CDS encoding ADP-ribosyltransferase — MEQDITPKLWEAIQRDFQRLLKEVKPGKSYKDADDYADIVGQAMAKAFHDNAVNLPNDKMYFNIADRLIRAAMSRNYELVANYTADTQTALNKTSGLNFKGLAADLDEDKVKNLVEVACGADEYATVAPKVENAMTSFSRSVVSDTLEKNVSFHHKLGLRPKIVRKLGAGTGKKRSNSRCDFCKERVGTFDYNKDTIDKEIFRRHAHCNCTLEYYPGDGKKQNPWEAKKKWEKVTEKDLSFIKEQEKEAQNANKKLQSLAYSKALELGYSPLSPGEVVPILREDAKEWLNKLTAEEKRAITKYTFNGKDPDGLRLFEKINGYLDGYYKPVNSKEEKTLLKYAGLIEKGLLRYNLQRDIIVYRKDFYTSALEKPIDKFLSTSISTKGVLTGKPNIAIIVPKGTNGGYVELLSQEKFKRQREFLFNTDLELEKLKEDGLYIVKRK, encoded by the coding sequence ATGGAGCAGGATATAACCCCCAAGCTTTGGGAGGCAATTCAGAGGGACTTTCAACGGCTTCTAAAGGAAGTCAAGCCGGGCAAGAGCTATAAAGATGCTGATGATTATGCAGATATTGTTGGCCAGGCAATGGCCAAGGCTTTTCATGACAATGCTGTTAACCTCCCCAACGATAAGATGTACTTTAATATAGCTGACAGACTTATAAGGGCCGCTATGAGCCGAAACTATGAGCTGGTGGCTAATTATACTGCCGACACTCAAACAGCCCTGAACAAGACCTCAGGATTAAATTTTAAGGGGTTAGCTGCTGACCTAGATGAGGATAAGGTTAAGAACCTGGTGGAAGTCGCTTGTGGGGCTGACGAGTATGCAACTGTAGCCCCCAAGGTAGAAAATGCCATGACTAGCTTTAGCCGGTCAGTGGTATCAGATACCCTTGAAAAGAATGTCAGTTTCCATCACAAGTTAGGCTTGCGGCCTAAAATTGTGCGAAAGCTAGGCGCTGGGACAGGCAAAAAGCGGTCCAATTCAAGGTGTGACTTTTGTAAAGAGCGTGTGGGGACTTTTGATTATAATAAGGACACTATAGACAAAGAAATCTTTAGAAGACATGCCCACTGTAACTGTACTTTGGAGTATTACCCGGGGGACGGTAAGAAGCAGAACCCATGGGAAGCCAAGAAAAAATGGGAAAAAGTTACTGAAAAAGATTTATCTTTTATCAAAGAGCAAGAAAAAGAAGCCCAAAATGCTAATAAGAAATTGCAATCTTTAGCCTATAGTAAGGCTTTAGAGCTTGGTTATTCACCTTTATCTCCTGGTGAGGTCGTCCCAATACTTAGAGAAGATGCCAAGGAGTGGCTGAATAAGCTAACGGCGGAGGAAAAGCGGGCTATCACAAAGTACACATTTAATGGCAAAGATCCTGATGGCCTAAGGCTGTTTGAAAAAATTAATGGATATTTGGACGGCTATTATAAGCCGGTCAACAGCAAAGAAGAAAAGACATTACTAAAATATGCAGGTTTAATAGAAAAGGGTTTATTGAGATATAACTTACAAAGGGATATAATTGTTTATAGGAAAGATTTTTATACTAGTGCATTAGAAAAGCCTATAGACAAATTCTTGAGTACCTCAATTAGTACTAAAGGTGTTTTAACCGGTAAACCTAATATTGCAATTATCGTTCCTAAAGGGACTAATGGGGGATATGTTGAATTATTAAGTCAAGAGAAATTTAAAAGGCAGCGAGAATTTTTATTTAATACAGACCTGGAGTTAGAAAAGTTAAAAGAAGATGGTCTGTATATCGTAAAAAGGAAGTGA
- a CDS encoding terminase — translation MTRLGNPRPTRSVILPYKKSKFQEAIDLYEKSGRKAQQWQIDMMQDIMAVNEDGLWTHAKFGYSLPRRNGKNELVVMRELWGLVNGEEMMHTAHRISASHSAWEKLCFMLDKAGIEYRSIRAKGQELVELPGGGRVQFRTRTSNGGLGEGVDLMIIDEAQEYTDDQESSLKYVVSSSKNPQTILLGTPPTAVSAGTVFPGFRKAVLSGDSPDNGWAEWGVDEEKDPHDVEAWYFTNPSLGTILTERIIRSEIGPDTDDFNIQRLGLWISYNQKSEISAEEWERLRVKRLPKLTGKMFVGIKYGNDGANVAMSIAIKTSRGKVFVETIDCRSVRAGNDWILAFLTAAKPEKVVIDGASGQGLLAREMKDERLKAPILPTVKEIIHANADWEQGIYQESIQHKGQPSLVQIVTNCEKRNIGSAGGFGYKSQFEDMDVALMDSCILAHWACVETKPAKKQKVWY, via the coding sequence ATGACTAGATTAGGCAATCCAAGGCCTACAAGGTCAGTCATTTTGCCATATAAAAAGAGTAAATTCCAAGAAGCCATTGACTTATACGAAAAGAGCGGGAGGAAAGCTCAGCAGTGGCAAATTGACATGATGCAAGACATTATGGCCGTTAATGAAGACGGCTTATGGACACATGCAAAATTTGGCTATTCCTTGCCCCGGCGGAATGGTAAGAATGAGCTTGTGGTAATGAGGGAATTGTGGGGACTAGTGAACGGTGAAGAGATGATGCACACCGCTCACAGAATTTCAGCCTCCCATAGTGCCTGGGAAAAGCTTTGTTTTATGTTGGATAAGGCCGGTATAGAATACCGTTCTATCAGAGCTAAGGGGCAAGAATTAGTAGAATTGCCAGGCGGTGGCCGTGTACAATTTCGGACCAGGACTAGCAACGGTGGGCTTGGTGAGGGTGTAGACCTGATGATCATTGACGAGGCCCAAGAATATACTGATGATCAGGAATCATCTTTAAAATATGTTGTATCTTCTTCTAAAAACCCGCAAACAATCTTATTAGGTACACCACCTACAGCAGTATCAGCTGGTACAGTTTTCCCGGGGTTTCGTAAAGCGGTACTTAGTGGGGATAGCCCTGATAATGGCTGGGCTGAGTGGGGTGTAGACGAGGAAAAAGACCCACATGACGTAGAAGCTTGGTACTTTACCAACCCATCCTTAGGCACCATTCTGACGGAAAGAATTATCAGAAGTGAAATTGGCCCGGACACGGACGACTTTAACATTCAGCGGCTGGGTTTGTGGATCTCTTACAATCAGAAATCAGAAATTAGCGCCGAGGAATGGGAGAGATTGCGGGTTAAGCGCCTGCCTAAGCTTACAGGGAAGATGTTTGTAGGTATTAAATATGGCAATGATGGGGCTAATGTAGCCATGAGCATTGCTATTAAGACCTCCCGGGGAAAAGTTTTTGTTGAGACCATTGACTGCCGTTCAGTGCGGGCAGGAAATGACTGGATCCTTGCTTTTCTTACTGCTGCCAAGCCTGAAAAGGTGGTTATTGATGGCGCTAGTGGTCAGGGGTTATTGGCCAGAGAAATGAAAGATGAGCGCTTAAAAGCTCCTATATTACCCACTGTTAAGGAGATCATCCATGCCAATGCCGACTGGGAGCAAGGTATTTACCAGGAAAGCATACAGCATAAAGGACAACCATCCCTGGTACAGATCGTGACCAATTGCGAAAAGCGAAACATTGGATCTGCTGGGGGCTTTGGTTATAAGTCACAGTTTGAGGATATGGACGTTGCTTTAATGGACTCTTGCATATTGGCCCACTGGGCATGTGTAGAAACTAAACCAGCTAAAAAGCAAAAAGTATGGTATTAA